The following coding sequences lie in one Saccharopolyspora hordei genomic window:
- a CDS encoding MFS transporter has product MPRTHDPKKDSDAEHLPVSGADAPELPGRFIAPIAFGTVLQPLNSSMIAVALVSIREVFDAGTSVTWLVSALYLATAVAAPAMGRVADVLGPRRTSLAGLLLVGATSALAPFAPDVPTLVVCRILIGIGTAAQYPCGVAMVRHAADRLRARPNNALAALAVCSQVTAALGPTLGGLLVGAFGWSGVFWVNVPLTVVGALVILWRGPADPSARRDRGRLAALWRVDPVGIVLFAAAITALMFWLLSLGETVQWWWLAVAVPAAALTAWWGLRARDPFLDVRLLGRRALSFTYVRTIVTYTAFYCVFYGFPQWLEESRGLGPVGAGLVVLPVSAVGVVSTLLANRLQRRRGPRAALVVGTAALCAAGLLLTVPGAGSPVLLLLLVSAVLGVPNGFNNMGNQRAMYAVTPAERMGAASGLYRTSQYVGANLAAALLALVIGENATDLGLHRMGLSIAALAAVLLATSLVAALRERRA; this is encoded by the coding sequence ATGCCTCGAACGCACGATCCGAAGAAGGACAGCGATGCTGAACACCTGCCGGTGAGCGGTGCCGACGCCCCGGAGCTGCCCGGCAGGTTCATCGCACCCATCGCCTTCGGCACCGTCCTGCAGCCGCTGAACTCGTCGATGATCGCGGTCGCGCTGGTCAGCATCCGCGAGGTGTTCGACGCGGGCACGTCGGTGACCTGGCTGGTCTCCGCCCTGTACCTGGCCACCGCGGTGGCCGCGCCCGCGATGGGCCGCGTCGCCGACGTGCTCGGGCCCCGCCGCACCAGCCTCGCCGGGCTGCTGCTGGTCGGCGCCACCTCGGCGCTGGCGCCGTTCGCGCCCGACGTCCCGACCCTGGTGGTCTGCCGCATCCTCATCGGCATCGGCACGGCCGCGCAGTACCCGTGCGGGGTGGCGATGGTCCGCCACGCCGCCGACCGGCTGCGCGCCCGCCCCAACAACGCGCTGGCCGCGCTGGCGGTCTGCTCGCAGGTCACGGCCGCCCTGGGTCCCACCCTCGGCGGCCTGCTGGTCGGCGCGTTCGGCTGGTCCGGGGTGTTCTGGGTGAACGTGCCGCTGACCGTGGTCGGTGCGCTGGTGATCCTCTGGCGGGGGCCGGCGGACCCGTCGGCGCGGCGCGACCGCGGGCGCCTGGCCGCGCTGTGGCGGGTCGACCCGGTCGGCATCGTGCTGTTCGCCGCGGCGATCACCGCGCTGATGTTCTGGCTGCTGTCGCTGGGCGAGACCGTCCAGTGGTGGTGGCTGGCGGTCGCGGTGCCCGCCGCCGCGCTCACCGCCTGGTGGGGCCTGCGCGCTCGCGACCCGTTCCTCGACGTGCGACTGCTGGGCAGGCGGGCGCTGTCGTTCACCTACGTGCGCACGATCGTGACCTACACGGCGTTCTACTGCGTGTTCTACGGGTTCCCGCAGTGGCTGGAGGAGAGCCGCGGCCTCGGTCCGGTCGGCGCCGGGCTGGTGGTGCTGCCGGTCTCCGCGGTCGGTGTGGTCTCGACGCTGCTGGCCAACCGGCTGCAGCGCCGCCGCGGCCCGCGCGCGGCGCTGGTCGTCGGCACGGCCGCGCTGTGCGCCGCCGGGCTGCTGCTGACCGTGCCCGGGGCGGGCTCGCCGGTCCTGCTCCTGCTGCTGGTCTCCGCCGTGCTGGGCGTGCCGAACGGCTTCAACAACATGGGCAACCAGCGCGCGATGTACGCGGTGACCCCGGCGGAGCGCATGGGCGCGGCGTCCGGGCTGTACCGCACGTCGCAGTACGTCGGGGCGAACCTGGCCGCCGCGCTGCTGGCGCTGGTGATCGGCGAGAACGCCACCGACCTCGGCCTGCACCGGATGGGCCTGTCGATCGCCGCGCTCGCGGCGGTGCTGCTGGCGACCTCGCTGGTCGCCGCGCTCCGCGAGCGCCGCGCCTGA
- a CDS encoding heme-binding beta-barrel domain-containing protein — MSSPDSAPVPAPTTDLRSGPPLHEACRPLSALVGVWRGSGEVDYPTIDGPYRFGQQLTLAHDGRPFLRHEARAWLLDADGAVLRPAAWELGWWRPQPDGTVELLLSHSTGIQELFSGTTTGQRWELATDSVVRTATAKDVQAARRSYALGPDDVLELTEHRAMVGVAMTQHVTARLHRVR, encoded by the coding sequence ATGAGCTCCCCGGACAGCGCACCCGTTCCCGCCCCCACCACGGACCTGCGCAGCGGGCCGCCGCTGCACGAGGCGTGCCGACCGCTGAGCGCGCTGGTGGGCGTGTGGCGCGGCAGCGGCGAGGTCGACTACCCGACGATCGACGGGCCGTACCGCTTCGGCCAGCAGCTCACGCTCGCCCACGACGGTCGGCCGTTCCTGCGCCACGAGGCGCGGGCCTGGCTGCTCGACGCCGACGGCGCGGTGCTCCGCCCGGCCGCGTGGGAGCTCGGCTGGTGGCGCCCGCAGCCCGACGGGACCGTGGAGCTGCTGCTGTCGCACAGCACCGGCATCCAGGAGCTGTTCTCCGGCACCACCACGGGGCAGCGCTGGGAGCTGGCCACCGACTCCGTGGTCCGCACCGCGACCGCGAAGGACGTCCAGGCCGCGCGCCGCAGCTACGCGCTCGGTCCCGACGACGTCCTCGAGCTCACCGAGCACCGCGCCATGGTCGGCGTGGCGATGACCCAGCACGTGACCGCGCGGCTGCACCGCGTCCGCTGA
- a CDS encoding HNH endonuclease family protein — MKKSAWTSVVAAVLLALMWVVFESGLLDSGSSSQATGTAAEQLEELRVAPSGSMDGYSRERFPHWKAQPQAGKNCNTREAVLARDGVDVRTNNACEAVSGTWTSAYTGETMTDPSDIDIDHMVPLANAWRSGASAWDDARREQFANDVRLPQLVAVDASSNRSKGDQDPSQWKPERAAWCDYATKWVTVKHAYELTVTQAEKQALREMLATCS, encoded by the coding sequence GTGAAGAAGTCGGCCTGGACGTCGGTCGTGGCAGCGGTGCTGCTCGCGCTGATGTGGGTGGTGTTCGAGTCAGGGCTGCTGGACAGCGGCAGCAGCAGCCAGGCGACCGGGACGGCCGCCGAGCAGCTCGAGGAACTCCGCGTGGCGCCGTCGGGTTCGATGGACGGCTACTCCCGCGAGCGGTTCCCGCACTGGAAGGCCCAGCCCCAGGCGGGGAAGAACTGCAACACCAGGGAAGCGGTGCTCGCCCGCGACGGCGTCGACGTCCGGACCAACAACGCCTGCGAAGCGGTGTCCGGCACCTGGACCTCGGCCTACACCGGCGAGACGATGACCGACCCCTCCGACATCGACATCGACCACATGGTCCCGCTCGCCAACGCCTGGCGCAGCGGCGCGAGCGCCTGGGACGACGCGCGTCGCGAGCAGTTCGCCAACGACGTGCGGCTGCCGCAGCTGGTGGCCGTCGACGCCAGCTCCAACCGCAGCAAGGGCGACCAGGACCCGTCGCAGTGGAAGCCGGAACGCGCCGCGTGGTGCGACTACGCGACGAAGTGGGTCACGGTCAAGCACGCGTACGAGCTGACCGTGACCCAGGCCGAGAAGCAGGCGCTGCGGGAGATGCTGGCCACCTGCTCCTAG
- a CDS encoding VOC family protein: MTNVEPRLDHLVYGVPDLLAGVRAVADLLGVAPVPGGRHPDNGTQNYLVGLGGRAYLEIIGPDPAATRPPTVFGLATLTVPRLLTWAIRANGLDRAVSEARAAGHDPGEALSMSRRTPDGKLLEWRLAKREPNPRHGLVPFLIDWGGTPHPADSDLPQVRLRSLRGEHPDPEPVRADLRAVGAHLDVTRGDVPALRAEIDTSTGRIELS; the protein is encoded by the coding sequence ATGACCAACGTCGAGCCGCGGCTGGACCACCTCGTCTACGGAGTGCCCGACCTGCTCGCCGGAGTGCGGGCGGTCGCGGACCTGCTCGGCGTCGCCCCGGTCCCCGGTGGTCGCCACCCGGACAACGGCACGCAGAACTACCTCGTCGGGCTCGGCGGCCGGGCGTACCTGGAGATCATCGGCCCGGACCCGGCGGCGACCCGGCCGCCGACCGTGTTCGGCCTGGCCACGCTGACCGTCCCGCGCCTGCTGACCTGGGCGATCCGCGCGAACGGTCTGGACCGCGCGGTGTCCGAGGCGCGCGCCGCCGGCCACGACCCGGGGGAGGCCCTGTCGATGTCGCGGCGCACCCCGGACGGGAAGCTGCTGGAGTGGCGGCTCGCCAAGCGCGAACCCAACCCGCGGCACGGCCTCGTGCCGTTCCTCATCGACTGGGGCGGCACGCCGCACCCGGCGGACTCGGACCTGCCGCAGGTCCGGCTGCGCTCGTTGCGCGGCGAGCACCCGGACCCCGAGCCCGTGCGCGCGGACCTGCGGGCGGTCGGCGCGCACCTCGACGTCACGCGTGGGGACGTTCCCGCGCTGCGGGCCGAGATCGACACCTCCACCGGCCGGATCGAGCTGAGCTGA
- a CDS encoding cold-shock protein, whose protein sequence is MAQGTVKWFNSEKGFGFIAPDDGGPDVFVHYSAIDARGFRTLEEDQKVTYEVSQGPKGPQAAGVRAV, encoded by the coding sequence ATGGCACAGGGAACCGTGAAGTGGTTCAACTCGGAGAAGGGCTTCGGCTTCATCGCTCCGGACGACGGCGGCCCGGACGTGTTCGTCCACTACTCGGCCATCGACGCGCGCGGCTTCCGCACCCTCGAGGAGGACCAGAAGGTCACCTACGAGGTCAGCCAGGGGCCGAAGGGTCCGCAGGCCGCGGGCGTCCGCGCCGTCTGA
- a CDS encoding C39 family peptidase, translating to MFSSKWAASAAALTLLVTGAAAAPAAALSPASSPTPAAPVVRPSGEHVLHVDYQVQETGYWCGPAATRIALSARGIYRSQADLAAELGTHTGGTDWIGQVTRVLSSYVGWYETKEMPDDPPTQAQKDLLWNDIVLDIDNGYPIVANIVAPPGNQPPGYPPDQTIYHYFTVIGYNDTDRTVLIADPASFSGNQIYWLSFDQLASLIPPKGYSA from the coding sequence ATGTTCTCTTCGAAGTGGGCGGCCTCAGCGGCAGCCCTCACGCTGCTGGTCACCGGTGCCGCCGCCGCACCCGCCGCGGCGTTGTCGCCCGCGTCGTCCCCGACCCCGGCCGCGCCCGTCGTCCGACCGTCCGGCGAGCACGTGCTCCACGTGGACTACCAGGTGCAGGAAACGGGCTACTGGTGCGGGCCCGCGGCCACGCGGATCGCGCTGTCCGCGCGCGGGATCTACCGCAGCCAGGCCGACCTCGCGGCCGAGCTGGGCACGCACACCGGCGGCACCGACTGGATCGGGCAGGTCACCCGCGTGCTGAGCAGCTACGTCGGCTGGTACGAGACCAAGGAAATGCCCGACGACCCGCCCACGCAGGCCCAGAAGGACCTGCTGTGGAACGACATCGTGCTGGACATCGACAACGGCTACCCCATCGTCGCCAACATCGTCGCGCCGCCCGGCAACCAGCCGCCCGGCTACCCGCCGGACCAGACGATCTACCACTACTTCACGGTGATCGGCTACAACGACACGGACCGCACCGTGCTCATCGCCGACCCGGCCTCGTTCAGCGGCAACCAGATCTACTGGCTCTCCTTCGACCAGCTGGCCTCGCTGATCCCGCCCAAGGGCTACAGCGCCTGA
- a CDS encoding MarR family winged helix-turn-helix transcriptional regulator — protein sequence MSRHDPETETTTGVADAAADVRNGVMRLARRLRAERDPGELTLGRLAVLGRLERDGPATTSALAVAERVTPQSMARIVQHLISAGLAERAPDPDDRRAAIVRITDAGREQVQQDRQRREAWLARAMSELSDVERDLLVLAARLLDRLADS from the coding sequence ATGAGCCGGCACGACCCCGAGACCGAGACCACCACCGGGGTCGCCGACGCAGCCGCCGACGTGCGCAACGGCGTGATGCGGCTGGCGCGTCGGCTCCGGGCCGAGCGCGATCCCGGCGAGCTCACGCTGGGCCGCCTGGCCGTGCTCGGCCGGCTGGAGCGCGACGGGCCCGCCACCACCAGCGCGCTCGCCGTGGCCGAACGGGTCACGCCGCAGTCGATGGCCCGCATCGTGCAGCACCTGATCTCCGCCGGACTGGCCGAACGCGCGCCTGACCCGGACGACCGCCGCGCCGCGATCGTCCGCATCACCGACGCCGGCCGCGAGCAGGTGCAGCAGGACCGGCAGCGCCGCGAGGCGTGGCTGGCCCGAGCGATGTCCGAACTCAGCGATGTGGAGCGCGACCTGCTGGTGCTGGCCGCCCGGCTGCTGGACCGGCTGGCCGACTCCTGA
- a CDS encoding WD40 repeat domain-containing protein, translating to MAPPPRTRPRWRPPARPCSRRLRAWTPSPRGPTTTPRSPSPPDGRWALTGTWDGAVRVWDVRTGGCLRVLDGHRDAVRSVDLTPDGRFAASLDVSGTVCFWDLADGRGALRCPAPSPHGGSGTQLARVGVRPDGRTACWTSSDGTVTVLDTRERRLRRGRPPHLAHARQVRPSPSGDVLLVSGGVGGRAESVVVWDPVSDTCHHVLTGHTSYVTAICVTADGRFAATGSHDRTIRVWDLADGSCVRVLSGHTADSLSLSGDARSLLSGDAFDGTVRFWDVGTGRCVRTFPGHATRTGAVVLDPECAFALSAGQDRTVRRWRLPAEHRAAPSLARPRPHTELTRLGERVRSLVADAERAVADQRFAAALDLLSRARTVSGHQREPRVLAAWWALSRHCPKVGLRAAWTSRVLAGHDGAVEAVDVSADGRTAVSGGADGTVRAWSVATGACTRVFHGHEHLVESVSLSPDGRQVLSGSRDGTVRWWSVEDGECLGVLGAPRGLGDSPRVRFTADGERAVVAHPDAAVRVWELGTGRERGSLRASSVSDIALSSTGLVAVAEGRAVQLWDPRTAGSRMLHAEFLHTMRSVCLSADGRLALTGEAEGIRLWDTASGRLVRVFGTGDLLTDTDRHHFLRTTATADFAVSAGFRAPPVVWDVTTGRRLRTLDDHEQGVTALAMTPDGRFVLTASGGGTVRVRELDWDLAAPRATSSPPRYVH from the coding sequence GTGGCCCCGCCACCGAGGACCCGGCCACGCTGGAGGCCGCCCGCCAGGCCCTGCTCTCGGCGCCTCCGGGCTTGGACGCCCTCCCCGCGCGGCCCCACGACGACGCCGCGCTCGCCCTCACCCCCCGACGGGCGGTGGGCGCTGACCGGGACGTGGGACGGGGCGGTGCGGGTGTGGGACGTCCGCACCGGCGGGTGCCTGCGGGTCCTCGACGGGCACCGGGACGCGGTCCGCTCCGTCGACCTCACCCCGGACGGGAGGTTCGCGGCGTCGCTGGACGTCTCGGGCACGGTGTGCTTCTGGGACCTGGCCGACGGCCGCGGCGCGCTGCGGTGCCCAGCCCCCTCGCCGCACGGTGGTTCCGGCACGCAGCTGGCGCGGGTCGGGGTGCGCCCGGACGGCCGCACCGCGTGCTGGACGAGCTCGGACGGCACCGTCACCGTGCTGGACACCCGGGAGCGGCGGCTGCGGCGGGGACGACCGCCGCACCTCGCGCACGCGCGCCAGGTCCGGCCGAGCCCAAGCGGGGACGTGCTGCTGGTCAGCGGCGGCGTCGGCGGCCGGGCGGAGTCCGTCGTGGTGTGGGACCCGGTCAGCGACACCTGCCACCACGTCCTCACCGGCCACACGTCGTACGTGACCGCGATCTGCGTGACCGCGGACGGGCGCTTCGCGGCCACCGGCAGCCACGACCGGACCATCCGGGTCTGGGATCTGGCCGACGGCAGCTGCGTCCGCGTCCTGTCCGGGCACACCGCCGACTCGCTGTCGCTGAGCGGGGATGCGCGCTCCCTGCTCTCGGGGGACGCCTTCGACGGCACCGTCCGGTTCTGGGACGTCGGCACCGGCCGGTGCGTGCGGACCTTCCCGGGCCACGCCACCCGGACCGGCGCCGTGGTCCTGGACCCCGAGTGCGCGTTCGCGCTGTCCGCGGGGCAGGACCGCACGGTGCGGCGGTGGCGGTTGCCCGCGGAGCACCGCGCCGCACCGAGCCTGGCCCGGCCGCGCCCGCACACCGAGCTGACCAGGCTGGGCGAGCGGGTCCGGTCACTCGTCGCGGACGCCGAGCGGGCGGTGGCGGACCAGCGCTTCGCCGCGGCCCTCGACCTGCTCTCCCGGGCCAGGACCGTCTCCGGTCACCAGCGGGAGCCGCGGGTCCTGGCCGCGTGGTGGGCGTTGAGCCGGCACTGCCCCAAGGTGGGGCTCCGCGCCGCGTGGACGTCCCGGGTGCTGGCCGGGCACGACGGGGCGGTGGAGGCGGTCGACGTCTCCGCTGACGGGCGGACCGCGGTGTCCGGCGGTGCCGACGGCACCGTCCGGGCGTGGTCGGTGGCCACCGGCGCCTGCACGCGGGTGTTCCATGGCCACGAGCACCTGGTGGAGTCGGTGAGCCTGAGCCCCGACGGCCGGCAGGTCCTCTCCGGCAGCAGGGACGGCACGGTGCGCTGGTGGTCCGTCGAGGACGGCGAGTGCCTGGGGGTCCTCGGCGCACCCAGGGGGCTCGGCGACTCGCCGCGCGTCCGCTTCACCGCCGACGGCGAGCGGGCCGTCGTCGCGCACCCCGACGCCGCGGTCCGGGTCTGGGAGCTGGGCACCGGCCGGGAGCGGGGATCGCTGCGCGCGTCGTCCGTCTCCGACATCGCGCTGTCGTCGACCGGTCTCGTCGCCGTGGCCGAGGGCAGGGCGGTGCAGTTGTGGGACCCGCGCACCGCCGGGTCGCGGATGCTGCACGCCGAGTTCCTGCACACCATGCGGTCGGTGTGCCTGAGCGCGGACGGGCGGCTCGCGCTGACCGGCGAAGCGGAGGGCATCCGGCTGTGGGACACGGCGTCCGGGCGGCTGGTGCGGGTGTTCGGCACGGGAGACCTGCTCACCGACACGGACCGCCACCACTTCCTCCGCACGACCGCGACGGCCGACTTCGCGGTCTCGGCCGGTTTCCGGGCACCGCCCGTGGTCTGGGACGTCACGACCGGGCGCCGCCTGCGCACCCTGGACGACCACGAGCAGGGCGTGACCGCGCTGGCCATGACACCGGACGGCCGCTTCGTGCTGACCGCGAGCGGGGGCGGGACGGTCCGGGTCCGCGAGCTGGACTGGGACCTCGCGGCCCCGCGAGCCACGTCGTCCCCACCCCGATATGTCCACTGA
- a CDS encoding cutinase family protein, giving the protein MRTRKNTARLLGAAAAAVAIGAAALPLATDSAAEACPDTAVFEVDGYGHGETLTNWNSSAFNASPPAGWQIVQVPYYAGVFPVKDRIALDESVAQGAAELERAVRDFHAGCSGSRLVLAGYSEGALVAGEVLQTLARDGSIPHEQVNGVLYGNPRRAFGDGGIGGVAGGIETNVPTILPGVTMRGGHDFGDLAVHEICNVNDGICNSNNMITNLAAFANGLVGYASGDHGYDLNPARDLGSGLTLHPQPQRVPHGPPLPIDIGTPWQLQQELGQDAAARQAVVEAREQLGRFISPDVLERLQAESPWFAVLDAT; this is encoded by the coding sequence ATGCGCACACGCAAGAACACGGCCCGTCTGCTGGGTGCTGCGGCCGCCGCCGTCGCGATCGGCGCCGCCGCCCTCCCCCTCGCGACCGACTCGGCCGCCGAGGCGTGCCCGGACACCGCGGTCTTCGAGGTCGACGGCTACGGGCACGGGGAGACCCTGACGAACTGGAACAGCTCGGCGTTCAACGCCTCGCCACCGGCCGGGTGGCAGATCGTGCAGGTGCCCTACTACGCCGGTGTCTTCCCGGTGAAGGACCGCATCGCCCTGGACGAGTCGGTCGCGCAGGGCGCCGCCGAACTGGAGCGCGCGGTGCGCGACTTCCACGCCGGCTGCTCCGGGTCCCGCCTGGTGCTGGCCGGGTACTCGGAAGGCGCGCTGGTGGCCGGAGAAGTGCTGCAGACCCTCGCGCGGGACGGCTCCATCCCGCACGAGCAGGTCAACGGCGTGCTCTACGGCAACCCGCGGCGCGCGTTCGGGGACGGCGGGATCGGCGGTGTGGCCGGTGGCATCGAGACCAACGTGCCCACCATCCTGCCCGGCGTGACGATGCGCGGCGGCCACGACTTCGGTGACCTGGCGGTGCACGAGATCTGCAACGTCAACGACGGGATCTGCAACTCCAACAACATGATCACCAACCTGGCCGCGTTCGCCAACGGCCTCGTCGGGTACGCCAGCGGCGACCACGGCTACGACCTGAACCCGGCCCGCGACCTGGGTTCCGGCCTCACGCTGCACCCGCAGCCGCAGCGGGTCCCGCACGGGCCGCCGCTGCCGATCGACATCGGCACGCCGTGGCAGCTCCAGCAGGAGCTGGGCCAGGACGCGGCGGCCCGGCAGGCCGTGGTCGAGGCCCGCGAGCAGCTCGGCCGGTTCATCAGCCCGGACGTGCTGGAGCGGCTGCAGGCCGAATCACCCTGGTTCGCAGTCCTCGACGCGACGTGA
- a CDS encoding LuxR C-terminal-related transcriptional regulator: MLDVLAADSDQGRVYRALTARGRLPRDLLVRDTGLSAEAVDGVLAELSEVDLVAEVGADLWEAAPPERAVAAALRAEEDRRRELWRAGEELDRLYHQAQRGAGFSRHVEPVEHPARLIMLTARLQERAAEQVRWLDRPPYSSTPRHFQAQEEIQARRMAEGVRYRTVYSQNVYDDPGLFAAMTRMAELGEHVRLLSELPVKLTIGDDEIALLVPEPDRTGLEGALVVHSSGLLNALCGLFETLWTLALPVSVKREQDQLSDRDRSIITLMAAGATDEAIARRLNLSRRTVVRRIAALLDQLGATTRFQAGVQAAKRGLL, encoded by the coding sequence GTGCTCGACGTCCTCGCTGCCGACAGCGACCAGGGGCGCGTGTACCGCGCGCTCACCGCGCGGGGGCGGCTGCCCCGCGACCTGCTGGTGCGCGACACCGGGCTCAGCGCCGAGGCGGTGGACGGGGTGCTGGCGGAACTGTCCGAAGTGGACCTGGTCGCCGAGGTCGGCGCGGACCTGTGGGAAGCGGCGCCGCCGGAACGGGCGGTGGCGGCCGCGTTGCGCGCGGAGGAGGACCGGCGGCGCGAGCTGTGGCGGGCCGGTGAGGAACTGGACCGCCTCTACCACCAGGCGCAGCGCGGTGCCGGGTTCTCCCGGCACGTCGAACCCGTCGAGCACCCGGCCCGGCTCATCATGCTCACCGCCCGGTTGCAGGAACGCGCCGCCGAACAGGTCCGCTGGCTGGACCGCCCGCCCTACAGCAGCACACCGCGCCACTTCCAGGCGCAGGAGGAGATCCAGGCCCGCCGGATGGCCGAGGGCGTGCGCTACCGGACGGTCTACAGCCAGAACGTCTACGACGACCCGGGCCTGTTCGCGGCCATGACGAGGATGGCCGAGCTCGGCGAGCACGTCCGCCTGCTGTCGGAACTGCCGGTGAAGCTGACCATCGGCGACGACGAGATCGCCCTGCTGGTGCCCGAACCCGACCGCACCGGCCTGGAAGGCGCGCTCGTGGTGCACTCCTCCGGGCTGCTCAACGCGCTGTGCGGGCTGTTCGAGACGCTGTGGACGCTGGCGCTGCCGGTCTCGGTGAAGCGGGAGCAGGACCAGCTCTCCGACCGGGACCGCAGCATCATCACGCTGATGGCGGCGGGCGCCACCGACGAGGCGATCGCCCGTCGGCTCAACCTCTCCCGCCGGACGGTGGTGCGCCGCATCGCGGCCCTGCTGGACCAGCTCGGCGCCACCACGCGGTTCCAGGCCGGGGTCCAGGCGGCCAAGCGCGGCCTGCTCTGA
- a CDS encoding MFS transporter — MRRVQVDDRPFALRTVALAAFGPTLLFATGEGAIIPMIPLIAADQGAGLGMQGLIAALLMVGELVGDVPSGVLVQRLGERTAMITAAVVSVLGLLGCYFSPNPWVFGASVFVVGLATAVFALARHAFITTTVPVRYRARALSVLGGLFRAGYFIGPFLAALVLLVTPDERAVFLLHIAFALATVVLLLCTADLGTGPGDGSEQAHQGLVATLVRHRGVLLRMGTCAALIGGLRASRMVVLPLVAVATGLPSSTTAVIIGVAGGIDFALSYSSGQIMDRFGRLWAAVPSMVGLGVGHLLLFVVSDVPTFAAVAVLLALANGTSSGILMTLGADLAPQPGPAPFLGAWRFTADFGQAVGPVTVSGLTALLGVGLAGAGMGVLGLLGAGMLLRYVPRYVPRRAVAGR, encoded by the coding sequence GTGCGACGAGTGCAGGTGGACGACCGGCCCTTCGCGCTGCGGACCGTGGCGCTCGCCGCCTTCGGCCCGACCCTGCTGTTCGCCACCGGCGAGGGCGCCATCATCCCGATGATCCCGCTCATCGCCGCCGACCAGGGCGCCGGCCTCGGGATGCAAGGGCTGATCGCCGCGCTGCTCATGGTCGGTGAGCTGGTCGGTGACGTGCCCAGCGGGGTCCTCGTGCAGCGGCTCGGCGAACGCACCGCGATGATCACCGCCGCGGTCGTCTCCGTGCTGGGCCTGCTCGGTTGCTACTTCTCCCCGAACCCGTGGGTGTTCGGCGCGAGCGTGTTCGTCGTCGGCCTGGCCACGGCGGTCTTCGCGCTGGCCCGGCACGCGTTCATCACCACCACCGTGCCGGTGCGCTACCGGGCCCGGGCGTTGAGCGTGCTGGGCGGGCTGTTCCGGGCCGGCTACTTCATCGGCCCGTTCCTCGCGGCGCTGGTGCTGCTGGTGACCCCGGACGAGCGCGCGGTCTTCCTGCTGCACATCGCCTTCGCCCTCGCCACGGTCGTGCTGCTGCTGTGCACCGCGGACCTCGGCACGGGGCCGGGGGACGGCAGCGAGCAGGCGCACCAGGGGCTGGTCGCCACGCTGGTCCGGCACCGGGGCGTGCTGCTGCGGATGGGCACCTGCGCGGCGCTGATCGGCGGCTTGCGCGCCTCGCGGATGGTGGTGCTGCCGCTGGTGGCGGTCGCGACCGGGCTGCCGTCGTCGACGACGGCGGTCATCATCGGCGTCGCAGGCGGCATCGACTTCGCCCTGTCCTACAGCTCGGGCCAGATCATGGACCGGTTCGGGCGGCTGTGGGCGGCGGTGCCGTCCATGGTGGGCCTGGGCGTGGGGCACCTGCTGCTGTTCGTGGTGAGCGACGTGCCCACCTTCGCCGCCGTCGCGGTGCTGCTGGCGCTGGCCAACGGCACCAGCAGCGGGATCCTGATGACGCTCGGCGCGGACCTCGCGCCGCAACCGGGACCCGCGCCGTTCCTCGGGGCGTGGCGCTTCACCGCCGACTTCGGGCAGGCGGTCGGCCCGGTCACCGTCTCCGGGCTGACCGCGCTGCTGGGCGTCGGCCTGGCCGGCGCCGGCATGGGGGTGCTGGGCCTGCTCGGCGCCGGGATGCTGCTGCGCTACGTCCCCCGGTACGTCCCCCGCCGGGCCGTGGCCGGTCGCTGA
- a CDS encoding L-threonylcarbamoyladenylate synthase has protein sequence MAKYFDVHPENPQRRAIGKVVEVLRQDGLIAYPTDSCFALGAQLGNKEGMDRIRSIRNLDDRHHFTLVCQNFAQLGQFVVISNAVFRAIKASTPGSYTFILPATKEVPRRLLHPKKKTVGVRIPDHVVVQALLAELGEPILSSTLLLPGQEEPMTQGWEIKEELDHVLDAVIDSGDCGTEPTTVVDFSGPEPEVVRYGAGDPSRFE, from the coding sequence ATGGCGAAGTACTTCGACGTGCATCCGGAGAACCCGCAACGGCGCGCGATCGGGAAGGTGGTGGAGGTCCTCCGCCAGGACGGGTTGATCGCCTACCCGACCGACTCGTGCTTCGCCCTCGGCGCCCAGCTGGGCAACAAGGAGGGCATGGACCGCATCCGCAGCATCCGGAACCTCGACGACCGGCACCACTTCACCCTGGTGTGCCAGAACTTCGCTCAGCTCGGCCAGTTCGTGGTCATCAGCAACGCCGTGTTCCGCGCGATCAAGGCCTCGACGCCGGGCAGCTACACCTTCATCCTGCCCGCGACCAAGGAGGTGCCGCGCCGGCTGCTGCACCCGAAGAAGAAGACCGTCGGCGTGCGCATCCCGGACCACGTGGTCGTGCAGGCGCTGCTGGCCGAGCTCGGGGAGCCGATCCTGTCGAGCACCCTGCTGCTGCCCGGCCAGGAGGAGCCGATGACCCAGGGGTGGGAGATCAAGGAGGAGCTCGACCACGTGCTGGACGCGGTCATCGACTCCGGGGACTGCGGCACCGAGCCGACCACGGTGGTCGACTTCTCCGGGCCCGAACCCGAGGTCGTCCGGTACGGCGCGGGCGACCCCTCGCGCTTCGAGTGA